DNA from Cutibacterium acnes:
AGGATTTCCTCATGGCCCGTCTCAAGCCCCTGTCCGGTTTTCCCGAGTTCCTGCCCTCAGGACAGATGGTAGAGAACCATGTGACCCGGATTCTTGAGGAGACCTTCGAGCTTCATGGCTTCGCACCGATTCGTACTCGCGCCGTCGAGCCGATGGAACAGCTCACTCGCAAGGGAGAGATCGACAAAGAAGTCTACGTCGTCGACCGGCTGCACGCCGACTCGCACGACACGCGTTCCGGGAAGGATCGCCTTGGCCTGCACTTCGACCTGACCGTCCCGTTTGCACGTTACGTACTGGAGAATGCTGGACATCTGTATTTCCCGTTTCGCCGGTACCAGATTCAGAAAGTGTGGCGTGGCGAGCGTCCGCAGGAGGGTCGCTACCGCGAGTTCACCCAGGCCGATATCGACATTGTTGGCGACCAGACCCTTGCGGAGCACCACGATGTCGAAACCCCGCTAGTGATGCTGTCAGCCCTTGAACGACTGCACACTGAGCTGGGATTTCCGACCGTTACGATGCACGTCAACAACCGCAAGCTCTCCGAAGGGTTCTATCGCGGGCTCGGCATCGCCGATCCGATGGCGGTGCTACAGCGGGTCGACAAGTACGACAAGATTGGCCCGGACGCCGTCCGCAAACTGCTTGTCGACGAGTTGAACCTTTCTGATGACGCCGCGGCTAAGTGCGTCGCTCTGGCCTCGATTCAGTCGGTGGACGACTCCTTTATTGCCAAGGTACGCGAGTTGGGGGTGGCCAATGACATGCTCGAAGAGGGCCTGGACTCCCTCAACCGGGTAGTTGCTGCCGTTAATAAGGCGGTTCCCGGACGCATGGTTGCCAACCTCAAAATCGCGCGCGGGCTCGACTACTACACCGGAACCGTCTACGAAACTGAGCTCACCGGTCACGAGTCGATGGGTTCAGTCTGCTCGGGAGGTCGTTATGAGTCCCTTGCCTCCGATGGTAAACATGTCTACCCGGGTGTGGGCATCTCTCTGGGCCTCACCCGTTTGCTGGCGCCGATCCTTTCCCGCGGCGAGCTGTCTTCCTCACGTTCGGTTCCTTCGGCGGTTCTCGTTGCCGTTAATACTGAGGAGGATCGCGCTACTTCGGAGGTCATCGCTTCCGCATTGCGTTCCCGCGGCATCCCATGCGAGGTAGCTCCGAAGGCTGACAAGTTCGGGAAGCAGATCAAGCATGCTGATCGTCGCGGCATACCATTTGTGTGGTTCCCAGGCGTCAAACACGCCGACTACCGTGACGCCGACACCGTCAAGGACATTCGGTCGGGCGATCAGGTTGAGGCTGATGCTGGGGCGTGGAACCCGCCTACCGAAGACCTTCATCCCGGTGTGATCGGTACCTGGTGACCTCAGGCCAGGATGGCTCCCAGTAAACCTGGGACCTTACGACCGCGTGAGGGAACTCAGCAGGAGCGCGCGCGATCTTGAACACGCGCCGTGACGATGTCATCAGCAGCGAGAATGAGCCACCACAGCGTTCCCAGTCCCAAGCTGAATCGCTGCCAGATTCCCGTGTAGTCCATCGGTGTGCCGACAAACCAACCTACGGCACCGATGCCGTTGAGGAGGGTAAAAACCACCCAAGCCCACGTCACCACAAGGCCGAATCCGCGGAATCTCGTCATGGTCGAGTTGAGCAGCAGGATCGGTAGCGCGAATCCGACGACGACAATCGTCGAGGTCCCGACGTGGACTATGTGGTTCACACTGACGTGTCCGGCCTCTTCAGCAGCCATGCACGCTTGGGAACGAGTGGGAGAGCAGTCCATCGTAACCAGGGCATCGAGGACACTGAAGAACCCTCCTGCAACGAAGCCGACTCCCGACCATCCCTGACGTCCGAGGGGGCGGTGTCGGGCCCACACGAGAGTTGCCAGACCTGCCAGACACAGCAATGTCCCCATGATGACATCGGTGGTCTGGAAGAGGTAACGCCACGGCTGATCACGCGCCGAATACTCCGAAACGAATGCGTGCAGCTGGCTCATGGCCGGGTTGAGCACTCCCGCGAAGGCCCAGGTAAGCGAGGCAAGCGAGGCGAGGACGAGGAAGGTAGCGCGCCAGCGTCGGCAGGTCACCTCACGACGATCAGTCATCAGCCTGCTGGCCTCTCCATTCGCTGCGCAGCAGGCCATGGTACTGGGAGTCTCGTGGGCCGCACGAACCGATCACGCAGGCTCGCCGCAACCCTTCGGTGACCATTCCCGCCTTCTCCATTACTCTCCCGGAGGCAATGTTCGCCGGATCGTGGCGAGCCTCAACCTTGTTGACCTTGGCGATGTCGAACAAGTAAGACATCACCGCTTTGACCGTTTCGGTCGCGTAGCCATGATTCCACCAGCGTCTGCCAAAGCAGTAGCCCAGCTCGGCGAGGTTGACTCTCCTATCAACGTTGACCACAGCAATCTGGCCGATGATGACCTCGTCCAGCCACACTGCCCAATTGAAGGTGGCGGGGTCGTCGTAGCCGCGTACCCAACCGGTCAGCAGCAACCGGGTCGCGTCGACGTTGGGATGCGGCGGCCAGGTCACAAACCGGGTGGCCTCGGTGTCACTAGCCAAGTTGTCGTACATCTGTTGGGCGTCGTCAACTGACCATCGGCGGAGCACCAGCCGATCAGTGTGGATCGGACGTGTGCCAACCAGTTTCATGACGGTGACAATAGCACCGGGTCCCAAGGACCCTCACAGATGCACAGACAGCTCCATAACCGGTTTCCCGTTGAGATCTGGGCGTGAAGCTGTCGGCGGTGAGGTTGGGATCTCCTCGTCAGGTTCCGGGCGCACTGCCTGTCCGGCGTCACGTTCCTCGCTGACGTTGCGATCTCGAGCGGTAGCGGCCATCAATTTGATGCGGTTGAGCTGGTTTACTTGAGAAGCCCCCGGATCATAATCGACAGACACCACGTTGGCCTGCGGGAACTGACGGCGGATCTCGCGGAAGATACCACGCCCGGTGACGTGGTTCGGTAGGCACGCGAAGGGCTGCACAACAGCGATATTCGGTACGCCCTCACGGATCATGTCGACCATCTCACCGACGAGGTACCAGCCCTCACCGGCCTGGTTACCGAGCTGAACAATGCGTTGGGCATCCGCCATGAGTTCGGTGATTGGGGTCGGGACTTCAAACCGAGTCGACTTGCGTAATGCTGTGGTGACCGGCTTCTGGTACTGCATGAGCAGGGCTCGGAAAGCTTTCTTGACGTGACGGCTCCACTTGTCGGTGCCGAAGGTCTTGTAGTTGTAGTCACCAGCAGACAAGCAGTTGTAGACGAACCACATCAGGCCCGGCAAGACAGCCTCACAACCCTCGGATTCGATGGTCTCGACGATGTGGTTATTGGCGTCAGGATGGAACTGCACCAAAATCTCGCCAAGCACACCGACCCGCGGTTTACGCGGTCCATCGGCCAATTCGAGATGTTCGAAATCGTCAACGATGCTGTTGATCATGGTCTTGTAAGACGTCCGGCGTCCCCACGTCGTGGAATGTCCACCGTTCAGGAAATGCTCGCGCGCTATGGTCGTCCAGCGGCGCATGAGGCCATCAGCCGATCCTGGAACTGCTTCGTAAGGACGGGTACGAAGGTGCACGTTCTGCAGCAGGTCGCCAAGGGTAATAGCCTGCACCATGCGGTGGATGAGGGGAGCAGTCAGGGAGAAGCCCGGGTTGTCCTCGACTCCTTGCAGGGAAGCTGCGATGACCGGGATATTGCCAAACCCGGCATCCTTGAGAGCTTTGCGCAGCAGACCGATGTAATTGGTGGCACGGCACATGCCGCCGGTCTGAGTAAGGAAAAGGGTGGTGTGATCAAGGTCGTACTTGCCGGATTTCAGTGCCGACACGAGTTGCCCAATAACGACAATAGCCGGGAAACAAGCATCATTGTTGACTACCGACAGGCCATAATCAATGTTCTCCCGGGAAGCTTGCTTCAGTACTTCGACCTGGTAGCCAGAGGCCCGCAAGGCAGCCTCGGCGATGGAGGTCTGGTAGGGGGCGAACTGTGGCACCAAAATAGTGTGAGTAGCTTTCATCTCTTTGGTGAAGGGCACCCGGTCATCCGATAACGGATGAGTCACAAGCTTGCGGTTATGGCTGGCTCGTTCCTTCGATGCAGCCTGCAGCGAGCGCATTCGGATGCGAGCCGCTCCCAGATTGGATACCTCGTCGATCTTAAGGGTGGTGTAGATACGGTCGCGCGCGGCCAGGATCTCACGCACCTGATCGGTGGTGATGGCATCAAGGCCACAGCCGAATGAATTCAGCTGAACCAACTCAAGGTCGGGACGGGATCCGACGAAGGCGGCGGCCTGGTAGAGGCGGGAGTGGAACATCCACTGGTCGCGCACGCGTAATGGACGTTCCAGTAAGTCGGCTCCCAGATGGGCCACCGAGTCCTCGGTTAGTACCGCCATTCCCAAGGAGTTCACCATCTCGGGAATTCCGTGGTGGATCTCCGGATCGACATGGTACGGACGGCCTGCCAGTACGATTCCCGGGACGTTGTGCTCGGCCATATAGGCCAAGGCATCCTCGCCCATCTTCCGGATTTCGTCATGGAAAGCCTTATCTTCCTCCAAACCTTTGGCAATGGCGCGGCGAGCTTCATCGACGGTGACATCATCATCGGCGAAAACCTCAGCCAACCGCTCAGCAAGCTTGTCAGGATCGGCCAGCGAGAGGAAGGGCGAGATAAGCTCGACGTCCTTGTCTCGTAGACTTTCGACGTTAGCCCTGATGACCTCGGGGTACGAGGCAACCACCGGGCAGTTGAAGTGCGCGTCCGCGTCGGCCACGCTGACCTGCTCATAGCGGATACAGGGATCAAAAATCCGTTTCACCCCACGCTGCACAAGGTCCTCAACGTGACCGTTGTTGAGCTTAGCGGGATAACAAATATTCTCGCTGGCAATCGATTCCATGCCTTTTTCGAATAGGGCATGGGAGGAGCGTCCCGAGATCATGACACGGTATCCGAGTGCCGATAAAGTCGTGAACCAGAATGGGTAGTTTTCGTACATGTTGAGAGCGCGAGGCAGGCCTAAATCACCGCGAAAGGCCTTCTTAGCCGTCAAACGCCGATAGCTAAAGAGCCTCTTGTACTTGTCCTCGAACACATTGGGCAGCTCAGACTTCGGAAGCTTGGCCATCTTGCGGTTATTGACCTCGGCGCCACGGTCGCAACGGTTACCCGAGACGAACACGCGACCATCGGAGAAGGTGGCGATGGTGCGTTGGCAGTGATTTTGACACAACGCGCAGTCGTCGCGATGAGTCTCAACAGCGAAACCATCGAGTTCAGCGCGCTCCCGTAAACCTTCAGAGGTGGTGGGCTCTCCGGCATGAAACCGGGCGTGAGCGGTCAGGGCAGCTCCATAGGCTCCCATGAGGCCAGCCTCAGCGGGACGAACGACCTCGCGACCGGTGAGCTTTTCGAAGGCACGTAGGACGGCATTGTTGAGGAAGGTTCCACCTTGGACGACAACCTTGTTCCCTAGTTGTGCCGGATCAGTAAGCTTAATGACCTTGTACAAGGCATTGCGAACCACTGAGTAGGACAGTCCGGCAGCAATATCAGCGGGAGAGGCCCCCTCCTTTTGTGCCTGCTTGACTGAGGAGTTCATAAAGACGGTGCAGCGACTACCTAGATCTACCGGATGCTGAGCCAGCAGGCTCATGGAGGAGAATGATTCGATATCGGTATCCATGCCGGCAGCAAAGGTTTGCAAGAAGGACCCGCATCCCGACGAACACGCCTCGTTGACAGAGATAGAGTCGATGACTTGATCGACGACGCGCAAATACTTCATGTCCTGGCCACCAATGTCAATGATTGCGGTCACCCCGGGAAGCAGATGATCGGCGGCTCGGTAATGGGCCATAGTTTCGACTTCGCCGTCTTCGGCCTCTAGCGCAGCCTTAACGAGCCCCTCACCGTACCCAGTGGTGCAGGTACGGGCGATCGTGGCCTCCGCTGGCATGGCGTCGTACAGGTCGGCGAGGATTTGCACCGCGGCGCTTACCGGGTCACCCTCATTAGAGGCGTAGTGAGAGGCGACAATGTTGAGGGACTCATCAATGAGGACCGACTTGATAGTCGTTGATCCGGCGTCGATGCCCAGGAAGAGGCTACCGCGAGCGTCATGTAAAGGTAGGCGTGGCAGCTTGGCGTGAGAATGCCGCCGATTGAATTCGTCCAATTCCTCCTCGCTACGAAATAGCGGTGGCATGGATTGGGAAATCCCGTTTTGAGTACGAGCGTGTCGTGAACGTTTCGCAGTTTCCGCGAGATCTACCGGTTCAGACGTTGACGTCAGGGC
Protein-coding regions in this window:
- the hisS gene encoding histidine--tRNA ligase, with the protein product MARLKPLSGFPEFLPSGQMVENHVTRILEETFELHGFAPIRTRAVEPMEQLTRKGEIDKEVYVVDRLHADSHDTRSGKDRLGLHFDLTVPFARYVLENAGHLYFPFRRYQIQKVWRGERPQEGRYREFTQADIDIVGDQTLAEHHDVETPLVMLSALERLHTELGFPTVTMHVNNRKLSEGFYRGLGIADPMAVLQRVDKYDKIGPDAVRKLLVDELNLSDDAAAKCVALASIQSVDDSFIAKVRELGVANDMLEEGLDSLNRVVAAVNKAVPGRMVANLKIARGLDYYTGTVYETELTGHESMGSVCSGGRYESLASDGKHVYPGVGISLGLTRLLAPILSRGELSSSRSVPSAVLVAVNTEEDRATSEVIASALRSRGIPCEVAPKADKFGKQIKHADRRGIPFVWFPGVKHADYRDADTVKDIRSGDQVEADAGAWNPPTEDLHPGVIGTW
- a CDS encoding DUF998 domain-containing protein gives rise to the protein MTDRREVTCRRWRATFLVLASLASLTWAFAGVLNPAMSQLHAFVSEYSARDQPWRYLFQTTDVIMGTLLCLAGLATLVWARHRPLGRQGWSGVGFVAGGFFSVLDALVTMDCSPTRSQACMAAEEAGHVSVNHIVHVGTSTIVVVGFALPILLLNSTMTRFRGFGLVVTWAWVVFTLLNGIGAVGWFVGTPMDYTGIWQRFSLGLGTLWWLILAADDIVTARVQDRARSC
- a CDS encoding GNAT family N-acetyltransferase, with the protein product MKLVGTRPIHTDRLVLRRWSVDDAQQMYDNLASDTEATRFVTWPPHPNVDATRLLLTGWVRGYDDPATFNWAVWLDEVIIGQIAVVNVDRRVNLAELGYCFGRRWWNHGYATETVKAVMSYLFDIAKVNKVEARHDPANIASGRVMEKAGMVTEGLRRACVIGSCGPRDSQYHGLLRSEWRGQQADD
- a CDS encoding acyl-CoA dehydratase activase-related protein, yielding MDAHIGNAIPPDAQDLRMGLDVGSTTIKAVILDPDENILFEDYRRHHADITGAMASLLGDAADALPGTKVRATVTGSAGLGTAEALGLTFIQEVMAETAAVQRWNPDADVLLELGGEDAKITYLKPVPEQRMNGSCAGGTGAFIDQMATLLHTDTPGLNDLASRAKTIHPIASRCGVFAKSDLQPLINEGARHEDLAASVLQAVATQCIAGLACGRPIRGKVIFLGGPLHFMPSLRDAFSRVLDGKVDAYITPDRAQLYVAMGAALTSTSEPVDLAETAKRSRHARTQNGISQSMPPLFRSEEELDEFNRRHSHAKLPRLPLHDARGSLFLGIDAGSTTIKSVLIDESLNIVASHYASNEGDPVSAAVQILADLYDAMPAEATIARTCTTGYGEGLVKAALEAEDGEVETMAHYRAADHLLPGVTAIIDIGGQDMKYLRVVDQVIDSISVNEACSSGCGSFLQTFAAGMDTDIESFSSMSLLAQHPVDLGSRCTVFMNSSVKQAQKEGASPADIAAGLSYSVVRNALYKVIKLTDPAQLGNKVVVQGGTFLNNAVLRAFEKLTGREVVRPAEAGLMGAYGAALTAHARFHAGEPTTSEGLRERAELDGFAVETHRDDCALCQNHCQRTIATFSDGRVFVSGNRCDRGAEVNNRKMAKLPKSELPNVFEDKYKRLFSYRRLTAKKAFRGDLGLPRALNMYENYPFWFTTLSALGYRVMISGRSSHALFEKGMESIASENICYPAKLNNGHVEDLVQRGVKRIFDPCIRYEQVSVADADAHFNCPVVASYPEVIRANVESLRDKDVELISPFLSLADPDKLAERLAEVFADDDVTVDEARRAIAKGLEEDKAFHDEIRKMGEDALAYMAEHNVPGIVLAGRPYHVDPEIHHGIPEMVNSLGMAVLTEDSVAHLGADLLERPLRVRDQWMFHSRLYQAAAFVGSRPDLELVQLNSFGCGLDAITTDQVREILAARDRIYTTLKIDEVSNLGAARIRMRSLQAASKERASHNRKLVTHPLSDDRVPFTKEMKATHTILVPQFAPYQTSIAEAALRASGYQVEVLKQASRENIDYGLSVVNNDACFPAIVVIGQLVSALKSGKYDLDHTTLFLTQTGGMCRATNYIGLLRKALKDAGFGNIPVIAASLQGVEDNPGFSLTAPLIHRMVQAITLGDLLQNVHLRTRPYEAVPGSADGLMRRWTTIAREHFLNGGHSTTWGRRTSYKTMINSIVDDFEHLELADGPRKPRVGVLGEILVQFHPDANNHIVETIESEGCEAVLPGLMWFVYNCLSAGDYNYKTFGTDKWSRHVKKAFRALLMQYQKPVTTALRKSTRFEVPTPITELMADAQRIVQLGNQAGEGWYLVGEMVDMIREGVPNIAVVQPFACLPNHVTGRGIFREIRRQFPQANVVSVDYDPGASQVNQLNRIKLMAATARDRNVSEERDAGQAVRPEPDEEIPTSPPTASRPDLNGKPVMELSVHL